From Terriglobales bacterium:
GGTTCCCGAGTACTTCCTCCATCTCGACCAGGACAACATCCGGTTGCGGCTGGTGACCCTCAAGAACAAAGTCGCCGAAGCGACCCACCTGAAGTTTCATGCTCGGCGGGCATACAGCGTCCTGACGTGGATGCCGATGAGCCATGTCATCATGGGGGCAGCGGTCTACGAGGGGCAGGTCTATCGCAGCCGGTTCCTCCCGACCGGCAGCCAGCAGTACAGCTATCGCAGCGCGGACAACCTGCAGAAGGATTTCGTCGGCTTCACAGTGACGCGCACGGCCGATCGGGTCGGCGGGCCCCTGATGATCGCAGGGGACCTTTTCGATTTTTCCGGCATGCAGCCGGGCTTCGTGGTCGATCATGTGAATCCCTTTTATGCCGACTATGAGGGCTGCGGCCGGAGTTCCGGCACCTGGAACATGCACTGGGAGAGCGGAGGGACGGTGTTGAATGTGGTCCCGGAGAGCTGCTACTCACCGGGCTCCGAATCCTCCGAGTCCTCCTACGGACTTACGGTGACCGTGCTTGGCCCGGATGGCTTCAGCCCCTGGCCTGAGAGCGCGCATTAGCCCGCGGAGCGAAACTGGCTGCGGGCGGGCCGGTCGCGGCGGTACATTCATCTGGTGGGGACTCCCAAGACATTCCTGGCGGGGCCGGAGGAGGCGGGCCGGCGCCTGGACCAGTTCCTGGCGGCGCGGCTGCAGAGCGCGGGCGTGAGCCGCGCCCGGGTGCAGCAGCTCATCGCGCAGGGACAGGTGCGCGTGAACGGCGGCGAGGCCCGGGCCTCACTGCGGCTGCGCGGCGGCGAGCAAGTCGCGGTGCTGGGCGAGGCACAGCGGCCACCTTTGCGCGCCCTCCCTGAGGACATCCCGCTGGAGGTCGTCTACGAGGACGACGCTGTCATCGTTGTCAACAAGCCCGCGGGCATGATGGTGCACGCCGGCGCGGGTCCCACCGAGAGCGCGCGCAACCGCGGCACCCTAGTCAATGCCCTGCTCCACCACTTCCGCGAGCTGTCGCAGGTGGGCGGGCCGCTGCGCCCGGGCCTCGTGCACCGCCTGGACAAGCAGACCAGCGGGCTGCTGCTGGTGGCCAAGGACGACGCCGCCCACCACGCCCTGGCGCGCCAGTTCGCCGAGCACCGGGTGAAGAAGACCTACCTGGCCCTGGTGCACGGGTGGATGAAGACGGAGCGCGGGACCATCGCCAGCCCCATCCAGCGCGACCGGGTGCGGCGCACGCGCATGACCACGCGCGGGGCGGGCGGGCGCGAGGCAGTCTCGCACTGGCAGGTGCGCGAGCGGCTGGAATCGCGGCTGGGAAGATTTTCCCTCCTCGAGGTCAGGATCGACACAGGGCGGACCCACCAGATCCGCGTGCACCTGGCCTCGCTGGGCCATCCCGTGGTGGGGGACGCGCTCTACGGCGCGCCGCGGGTGCTGGCGGCGGCGCCGGGGCGGAGGAGCAGGGCGTCAGGCGTGGCGATGGCCGGCAACGTGCATCCCAAGAGCGAGGCAGCGTCTTTGGATCGGAACTTCCTGCATGCGTGGGCGCTGGAGTTCGCCCATCCTCGCAGCGGGAAGAGGCTGCGCTTCGAGCAGCCACTGCCGCCGGAGCTGGCGGCGCTGCTGCGGCGGCTGCGGCGCAGCCAGTGAAATGCGGCTATAATGAGACCTCCCATGAAGTTCCATGTCCCTACCCTCTTCCTGCTGGGGGCACTGGCGGCGGGAAGCGCAGCCGCGCAGGATAGCAAGCCGGCGCCACTGCCGGAAGCCCCCTCGAGCGTGAAGCAGCAGCCCGCCGCGCCCGCGGCCGGCCTGGAGCCGGCGGCAGCGCCGGCGCCCACGGCGGCTCCCGCCGCGGCCAGCGCCGCCCCGCCGGCACCCAAGACCGAGACCGGAGCCGGGGCCGCGCCGGCCTCGCCTCCCGCCGACAACCCCAAGCCGGCGCCCGCGACGCCAACCCAGAAGCCGGCCGCTCAGGACGACACCGGCTACACCGTGACCACGATCAAGAAGCGGGTGGACGAGGTCAACGTCGTCTTCACCGTGACCGACAAGCACGGCCATTTCGTGAAGGACCTGAAGCAGGACGACATCGAGGTCTTCGACGATCACAAGCCGCCGCAGGCGGTGGTGTACTTCAAGGCCGAGACCGACCTGCCGCTGCGGGTGGGCCTGCTGATCGATACCTCCACCTCCATCCGTTCGCGCTTCAAGTTCGAGCAGGAATCGGCCATCGAGTTCCTCAACCAGACGGTGCGGCCCAAGACCGACAAGGCTTTCGTGCTGGGCTTCGATACCGAGCGCGCGCTGACCGCCGACTTCACCGACAGCAGCGAGTCCTTGAGCCACGGCGTGCGGGTGCTGCGCCCGGGCGGAGGCACCGCGCTCTATGACGCCGTCTACTGGGCCTGCCGCGACAAGCTGGGCAAGACGGGGGAACCCTACGCGGTGCGCAAGGCCATCGTGCTGGTGAGCGACGGCGACGACAACTTCAGCCACGTCACCCGCGAGGAAGCGGTGGAGATGGCGCAGCGCGCCGAGGTCATCATCTATGCCATCAGCACCAACATCATGGGCATGAAGGGGCCGGGGGACAGGAACCTGGAGCGGCTGGCGGAGTCCACCGGCGGCCGCGTCTTCTTCCCCATGCGGCTGGAAGAGGTGGCCGACTACTTCCAGGCGGTGCAGGAGGAGTTGCGCAGTCAGTACATGGTGGACTACAAGCCCGCCGACTTCGTGCCCAATGGGCGCTTCCGCAGCATCCAGATCGAGGCCCGCAACAAGAAGCTGCACGTGCGCGCTCGCCAGGGATACTACGCGCCGCTGCCGTAGCTGTCGGCCGCCGCCATCCTTCCGCCATCCGGAAAAGCAAGGCCGGGAAAAAGGGCGGCCAGGCTGTGCCCTTCCCCGTCTTCCTGAGGGCCGAAACCGGATGGCCGGCGGCTCTACTGCGCCCGGGGGGCGTAGTAGCCGCGGCGCGACTGGATCTTGTAATCCTGCTTGGTCTTGATCTCGACCTTGCGGAAGCTGCCGTCGCGCTGGGAGTTGGTGGGCACGTAGCCGATGTTGTACTGGCTGCGCAGCTCGTTGGAGATTTCGTCGAAGGCCTGCTTCAGCTTCTCATACTTGTTGCCCACGCTGATGACGCGGCCGCCGGTCTGCTCCGCCATCTGGCGCATGTCGCCTTCGCCGGTGTAGCCCATGCCGTAGCC
This genomic window contains:
- a CDS encoding VWA domain-containing protein produces the protein MKFHVPTLFLLGALAAGSAAAQDSKPAPLPEAPSSVKQQPAAPAAGLEPAAAPAPTAAPAAASAAPPAPKTETGAGAAPASPPADNPKPAPATPTQKPAAQDDTGYTVTTIKKRVDEVNVVFTVTDKHGHFVKDLKQDDIEVFDDHKPPQAVVYFKAETDLPLRVGLLIDTSTSIRSRFKFEQESAIEFLNQTVRPKTDKAFVLGFDTERALTADFTDSSESLSHGVRVLRPGGGTALYDAVYWACRDKLGKTGEPYAVRKAIVLVSDGDDNFSHVTREEAVEMAQRAEVIIYAISTNIMGMKGPGDRNLERLAESTGGRVFFPMRLEEVADYFQAVQEELRSQYMVDYKPADFVPNGRFRSIQIEARNKKLHVRARQGYYAPLP
- a CDS encoding RluA family pseudouridine synthase: MGTPKTFLAGPEEAGRRLDQFLAARLQSAGVSRARVQQLIAQGQVRVNGGEARASLRLRGGEQVAVLGEAQRPPLRALPEDIPLEVVYEDDAVIVVNKPAGMMVHAGAGPTESARNRGTLVNALLHHFRELSQVGGPLRPGLVHRLDKQTSGLLLVAKDDAAHHALARQFAEHRVKKTYLALVHGWMKTERGTIASPIQRDRVRRTRMTTRGAGGREAVSHWQVRERLESRLGRFSLLEVRIDTGRTHQIRVHLASLGHPVVGDALYGAPRVLAAAPGRRSRASGVAMAGNVHPKSEAASLDRNFLHAWALEFAHPRSGKRLRFEQPLPPELAALLRRLRRSQ